The following are encoded together in the Flavobacterium haoranii genome:
- a CDS encoding PorP/SprF family type IX secretion system membrane protein yields MKKLVLVALIALGFSLESSAQQDPHYTQYMYNMSVMNPAYAGSKENMSMGLLYRKQWIEIEDAPTTATFFGHSPVGKNVGLGLSVVSDKLGPVEENNVFGDFSYTLNLGENHKLALGLKAGLTFQKIGLLSDVDPSLQDNLIIDPAFGQNVSNTFFNVGSGVFFYSQKYYVGFSIPNFLKKTHMEVNSNGTNYEFGPETAHYFLTGGYVFDLNETIKFKPFFMLKSAFGVNPSLDVSSNFLFNNKFEIGGTYRLQDSFGAMMNYAITPNLRIGYAYDHIVSDLKVTTPSSHEIILLFDLNFPKKVSSSPRFF; encoded by the coding sequence ATGAAAAAACTAGTATTAGTTGCATTAATAGCTTTAGGTTTCTCACTTGAGAGTTCTGCTCAGCAAGATCCTCACTATACGCAATATATGTACAATATGAGTGTAATGAATCCGGCTTATGCTGGATCTAAGGAGAACATGTCGATGGGGTTATTGTACAGAAAGCAATGGATCGAGATTGAAGATGCGCCAACAACAGCGACATTTTTTGGTCATTCACCTGTTGGTAAGAATGTTGGATTAGGTTTATCAGTAGTGTCAGATAAATTAGGACCAGTAGAAGAGAATAATGTATTTGGAGACTTTTCATATACTTTAAATTTAGGGGAGAATCATAAATTAGCTTTAGGATTAAAAGCAGGATTAACGTTCCAAAAAATTGGATTGTTAAGTGATGTAGATCCTTCTTTACAAGACAATTTAATTATTGACCCTGCATTTGGACAAAATGTTAGCAATACATTTTTTAATGTAGGTTCAGGTGTTTTCTTCTATTCACAGAAATATTATGTTGGATTTTCGATACCAAACTTCTTAAAGAAAACACATATGGAAGTTAATTCAAATGGTACAAATTATGAATTTGGTCCAGAGACAGCACACTATTTCTTAACGGGAGGTTATGTATTTGACTTAAACGAAACTATTAAGTTTAAGCCATTCTTTATGTTAAAGTCTGCATTTGGAGTAAATCCATCGTTAGATGTATCATCAAACTTTTTATTTAATAATAAGTTTGAGATTGGTGGAACATACAGACTACAAGATAGTTTTGGAGCTATGATGAATTATGCTATTACACCAAATTTAAGAATTGGTTATGCATACGATCACATTGTATCAGATTTAAAAGTGACGACACCTTCTTCACACGAGATTATTTTATTATTTGATTTAAATTTCCCGAAGAAAGTATCGAGTTCACCGAGATTCTTTTAA
- a CDS encoding OmpA family protein produces the protein MKKLYITLSFVIVSGVLCAQNKDTKVADKLFDKYEYVDAANEYLKLVEKGKSDLYVETQLAESYYNVFNTKEASKWYAKIADQKNDAETYFKYAQMLKAEGKYTEADKQMEKFAALAPKDQRAIAFKNNPNYLNRLKQQAQLFDITPSTISSDKSDFGAVLTSANEVYFSSARNESRKTNGWSDEPYLDIYKAIYNENGTLSEPTAVSEINTKWHDGPVAVTADGNTMYYASESFNEGDFEKNKEKKLKYGKIYLYKATKEGDKWSNSRALPFNSKAYSVRNPAISKDGKTLYFSSDMPGGQGGEDLWKVSVDGDSYGTPENLGTTVNTEGDESFPFVTDNNVLYFASNARQGFGGFDVYKYDLSKGGDVTNIGAPVNTEKDDFSFSFNTQKKVAFFSSNRAGVDNIYLATPICGVNALVAVKDAKTGMPIEGAFISVVDEKGKVVNSDNSAANGNATFGLNCEKEYGFQVSKQGYENGVFTMAKSEGGNVTVEANLEPIKPIITEKEVILQPIFFEFNRSNITPQGASELDKLVEVMNEHPEMVIFVKSHTDSRGSDRYNLNLSERRAKSTVQYVISKGIAKERISGQGFGESEPKVPCDSCTEEQHAENRRSEFLIVKK, from the coding sequence ATGAAGAAACTATATATAACATTAAGTTTTGTAATTGTAAGCGGTGTTCTTTGCGCTCAAAATAAGGATACAAAAGTAGCAGATAAGCTATTTGATAAATATGAATACGTTGACGCTGCCAATGAGTACTTAAAATTGGTTGAGAAAGGTAAATCAGATTTGTATGTTGAGACGCAATTAGCAGAGAGCTATTACAATGTGTTTAACACAAAAGAAGCATCCAAATGGTATGCTAAAATAGCAGATCAAAAGAATGATGCGGAAACATATTTTAAATATGCTCAAATGTTGAAGGCAGAAGGTAAATATACCGAAGCGGATAAACAAATGGAGAAATTTGCAGCATTAGCACCCAAAGATCAACGTGCAATTGCATTTAAAAATAATCCTAATTATTTAAATAGATTAAAACAACAAGCACAATTATTTGATATTACTCCTTCAACAATTAGTAGTGATAAGTCAGATTTTGGAGCAGTTTTAACTAGTGCAAATGAAGTTTATTTTTCGAGTGCTAGAAACGAGTCAAGAAAGACTAACGGTTGGAGTGATGAGCCTTATTTAGATATTTACAAAGCTATTTACAATGAAAACGGGACATTAAGTGAACCAACTGCTGTAAGCGAGATCAATACGAAATGGCACGACGGACCAGTAGCTGTAACTGCAGATGGTAATACTATGTATTATGCAAGTGAAAGTTTTAACGAAGGCGATTTTGAAAAGAACAAAGAGAAAAAGCTGAAATACGGAAAGATTTATCTTTATAAAGCTACAAAAGAAGGAGATAAATGGTCAAATAGTAGAGCATTACCTTTTAACAGTAAAGCATATTCAGTTAGAAATCCTGCTATTAGTAAAGATGGGAAAACATTATATTTTTCATCTGATATGCCAGGAGGACAAGGAGGAGAAGATTTATGGAAAGTTTCAGTAGATGGAGATTCATATGGTACGCCAGAGAACTTGGGAACAACAGTTAATACAGAAGGAGATGAGAGTTTTCCATTTGTAACAGATAACAATGTGTTGTATTTTGCATCAAATGCACGTCAAGGATTTGGAGGTTTTGATGTTTACAAATACGATCTTTCAAAAGGAGGCGATGTAACCAATATAGGAGCTCCAGTAAACACAGAAAAAGATGATTTTTCTTTTAGTTTTAATACACAAAAGAAAGTTGCATTCTTTTCTAGTAATCGCGCTGGAGTAGATAATATTTATTTAGCTACACCAATATGTGGTGTAAACGCATTAGTAGCTGTAAAAGATGCTAAAACAGGAATGCCAATTGAAGGCGCTTTTATTTCAGTTGTAGATGAAAAAGGCAAAGTAGTAAATTCAGACAATAGTGCAGCAAACGGAAATGCTACATTTGGTTTAAATTGTGAAAAAGAATACGGATTTCAAGTATCAAAACAAGGATATGAGAATGGTGTTTTCACTATGGCAAAATCAGAAGGTGGTAACGTAACTGTAGAAGCTAACTTAGAGCCTATTAAACCTATCATTACAGAGAAAGAAGTTATATTACAACCAATATTTTTCGAATTCAATAGAAGTAATATCACACCACAAGGTGCTTCAGAATTAGACAAATTGGTAGAGGTAATGAACGAGCATCCAGAGATGGTTATCTTTGTAAAATCTCACACTGATAGTAGAGGTAGCGACCGTTACAACTTAAACTTATCAGAGAGACGTGCAAAATCGACAGTTCAATATGTAATTTCAAAAGGAATTGCTAAGGAAAGAATCTCAGGACAAGGATTTGGAGAAAGCGAGCCAAAAGTACCATGTGATTCATGTACAGAGGAACAACACGCAGAGAACAGACGTTCAGAATTCTTGATTGTTAAGAAATAA
- a CDS encoding 6-pyruvoyl trahydropterin synthase family protein: MSTIRITKQFNFETGHALYGYDGKCKNVHGHSYKLSVTVVGKPITDTNNVKYGMVIDFSDLKKIVKEEIVDIFDHATVFNQNTPHIELANELKNRGHHVILVDYQPTSENMVIDFAAKIKARLPESINLFSLRLQETETSYAEWYQSDNE, encoded by the coding sequence ATGAGTACAATTAGAATTACAAAACAATTTAATTTCGAAACGGGTCATGCACTATATGGCTACGATGGAAAATGCAAAAACGTACACGGTCACAGCTATAAACTTTCCGTTACAGTAGTAGGAAAACCAATTACCGACACAAATAATGTAAAGTACGGAATGGTAATCGATTTTTCTGATTTGAAGAAAATTGTTAAGGAAGAAATTGTAGACATTTTTGACCATGCTACTGTTTTTAACCAAAATACGCCACACATAGAATTAGCAAACGAATTAAAGAACAGAGGGCATCATGTAATTCTTGTTGATTATCAACCGACAAGTGAAAATATGGTAATAGATTTTGCTGCTAAAATTAAAGCTCGTTTACCAGAAAGTATTAATCTTTTTTCACTTAGATTACAAGAAACAGAAACCTCTTATGCTGAATGGTATCAAAGCGACAATGAATAA
- a CDS encoding 2OG-Fe(II) oxygenase translates to MSEFELNPKYEKVITDLLEQQFSIVDDFFDFNEIEDLRALLLEKYNEDEFRKAAIGNQFSEQIVKSIRGDFISWIDENNLSQTEEVFFNKIDKFVNYMNRTCFLGIQEKEFHYAVYPKGTFYKRHLDTFQNDDSRKLSVVCYLNDEDWKPEYGGELVIFKPLEEIKVYPLKGRVVIFESQVLEHEVRQVEQMRLSITGWLKTRKL, encoded by the coding sequence ATGAGTGAATTCGAATTGAATCCGAAGTATGAAAAGGTTATTACAGACCTTTTAGAGCAACAATTTTCTATTGTTGATGATTTCTTTGATTTTAATGAAATTGAAGATTTGAGAGCCCTTTTGTTAGAGAAATATAATGAAGATGAATTTAGAAAAGCTGCTATAGGAAATCAATTCTCTGAGCAAATTGTAAAATCTATTCGTGGTGATTTTATTTCTTGGATAGATGAGAATAATTTATCACAAACTGAAGAAGTGTTTTTTAATAAAATTGACAAGTTTGTAAATTATATGAATAGAACTTGCTTTTTAGGAATTCAAGAAAAGGAGTTTCATTACGCAGTTTATCCAAAAGGGACTTTTTATAAAAGACATTTAGATACTTTTCAAAATGATGATTCTAGAAAATTATCAGTTGTTTGCTATTTAAATGATGAAGATTGGAAACCAGAATATGGTGGTGAATTAGTTATTTTTAAACCACTTGAAGAGATTAAAGTTTATCCATTAAAAGGGAGAGTGGTTATTTTCGAAAGTCAGGTCTTAGAACACGAAGTGCGACAAGTAGAACAAATGCGTTTAAGTATAACAGGATGGTTAAAAACCAGAAAACTTTAG
- a CDS encoding enoyl-CoA hydratase/isomerase family protein, whose amino-acid sequence MEGNITVLKEKNIATVSFYHPASNSFPSSQLQLLTDTIYNLGKDNGITAIVLKSEGNGAFCAGASFDELLEVTNLEEGNRFFSGFANVINAMRKCPKLIIGRIQGKAVGGGVGIIAACDYTFATESSSVKLSEIAIGIGPFVIEPAVSKKIGKAAMAEMTLFPTKWKDAQWAKDKGLLNEVYPSVEEMDNSLNNYINQLASYNPEALYEMKKVIWEGTENWDNLLYERAAISGRLVLSDFTKNALNQFKKS is encoded by the coding sequence ATGGAAGGTAACATTACAGTCTTAAAAGAAAAAAATATTGCTACAGTAAGTTTTTATCACCCTGCTAGCAATTCGTTTCCAAGTAGTCAATTACAGCTGTTAACCGACACTATTTATAATTTAGGAAAAGATAACGGAATAACTGCAATTGTTTTAAAAAGTGAAGGAAATGGAGCTTTTTGTGCCGGAGCTTCTTTTGATGAATTATTAGAAGTTACAAATTTAGAAGAAGGAAATAGATTTTTCTCAGGATTTGCAAATGTTATCAACGCTATGCGAAAATGTCCAAAATTAATAATTGGTAGAATTCAAGGAAAAGCAGTTGGTGGCGGAGTTGGAATCATTGCTGCTTGTGATTATACTTTTGCTACAGAAAGTTCATCAGTTAAACTATCTGAAATTGCTATTGGAATTGGTCCATTTGTTATTGAACCCGCAGTTTCTAAAAAAATTGGAAAAGCTGCCATGGCTGAAATGACTTTATTTCCTACAAAATGGAAAGACGCACAATGGGCAAAAGATAAAGGATTATTAAACGAAGTTTATCCATCAGTTGAAGAAATGGACAACAGTTTAAATAATTATATTAATCAATTAGCAAGTTATAATCCTGAAGCTTTATACGAGATGAAAAAAGTTATTTGGGAAGGAACTGAAAACTGGGATAATTTATTATATGAAAGAGCTGCAATATCTGGTAGATTAGTTTTATCAGATTTCACAAAAAATGCTTTAAATCAATTTAAAAAATCATGA
- a CDS encoding T9SS type B sorting domain-containing protein, which produces MKKIIFLFTALTITLISNAQLSNKHWLPPLHANESQDGLLIKQHYVYLSTPEPTPFQVTITDGAGIPIAGSPFTISQGNPVRVTIGTDQPSKMMLDRIDVGHVVSGKGLILEGQYDFYVNFRVRADNHAEFLASKGRTGAGNIFRLGSLPQNDFGTIRNFVSSFMATEDNTTVNLSDYDSHISFIDGNTNFSTATQTFTLNKGESVVISGYTDGSSANLDGFVGALLESDKPIVVNTGNLAGGMSSASNGQDFNLDQIVPLAQVGQEYVIMKGNGSDLTEHPLVIAHEDNTDVFVNGNATPITTLNAGEYFLIPTSNFIGPGTNKNMYINTSKKAFLYQIVGGSISDATSGFYFIPPLSCFWQNSVDLIPAINEIGTQTDFTGNLIIATETGSTITINGVPTTSTPLTVTGNSNWETYRVNNLSGNVTIESTGALAVGLFSASGFAGIGGYFSGFGSIPSDTTIDVCTGGIIDLFDKIPGNPEIGGTWEFNGTPRVPNNGLFDPSTDLIGTYTYTFTKFCDGVTRIIPIDIVINSIQQGPHVGSSASISFCDNDAVIDLTTLLGSGITTGGKWSYNGVSIANGIFDPANSQAGNYTYSFPANGVCDPVSATVTVTVNQSPEILNTIPYELCDGNVDGDDTNGFVRFTLNSQNTQIIGTRTDITSVKYYEFLSDAQNDINALPNIYYSNSKTIYYRITNSNNCYSIAPLDLIVNTLPTLLNTTITLRQCDDDTDTLADFILSEANDLITSDSNVNFSYHLSYTGAVNNNAIITNSNQHHAANGSSVWVRVENQFGCYRVAQINLVVSTTQFPASFVPLDYEQCDIYRDVTDPANDGYDYFDIDSFYTNTIISAFPVSQQPYLVVSYYENYIDAELIQNSIPDITNYRNIVAGGNSIWARVDSQLNTDSGCKGIQELQLIVNPLPNTDLGVNFVLCLDPVTGLGSQIVDATPQTTGNYSYVWTSDIVGLDLSTITTSQYNIEQAGTYTVTVTNTNTGCEFTDEIITTFSSGPASFTAEVITPQFSSGTTTIIGDATGGYGVYEYSLDLVNWQLSPTFTGLPNGTYTIYVRDIQNCGSLSVTNLVAITYPNFFTPNGDGYNDKWNISGLPLNFNGKISIFDRYGKLIKEIYSDGNGWDGTYGGKLMPSTDYWFVLEYTQDNVKKEFKSHFSLKR; this is translated from the coding sequence CGTTTCAAGTTACAATAACTGATGGCGCAGGAATTCCAATTGCTGGATCTCCTTTTACAATTTCACAAGGAAATCCAGTTAGAGTAACTATTGGTACTGACCAGCCCTCAAAAATGATGCTTGATAGAATTGATGTTGGACATGTTGTTTCAGGAAAAGGGTTAATTTTAGAAGGACAGTATGACTTCTATGTAAATTTTAGAGTAAGGGCAGACAATCATGCCGAATTTTTAGCTTCGAAAGGAAGAACAGGAGCAGGAAATATTTTTCGCCTAGGTAGTCTTCCACAAAATGATTTTGGAACAATCCGAAATTTTGTTTCAAGTTTTATGGCAACTGAAGATAATACCACTGTAAATTTGTCGGATTATGATTCTCATATTTCTTTCATTGACGGTAATACAAATTTTAGTACTGCAACACAAACTTTTACACTTAATAAAGGAGAAAGTGTTGTAATTTCTGGTTACACTGATGGTAGTTCAGCAAATCTAGATGGTTTTGTTGGAGCTTTATTAGAATCCGATAAACCAATTGTCGTTAATACTGGGAACCTTGCTGGAGGGATGTCTTCGGCTAGTAATGGACAAGATTTTAATTTAGATCAAATTGTTCCATTGGCTCAGGTAGGTCAAGAATATGTAATTATGAAAGGAAATGGCAGTGATTTAACTGAACATCCGTTAGTAATTGCTCATGAGGACAATACAGATGTTTTTGTTAATGGAAATGCTACCCCGATTACAACCTTAAATGCTGGAGAATATTTTTTAATTCCAACTTCAAATTTTATAGGCCCCGGGACCAATAAAAACATGTATATAAACACCTCAAAGAAAGCCTTTTTATACCAAATTGTAGGGGGTAGTATTTCTGACGCTACTTCAGGTTTTTATTTTATTCCGCCTCTAAGTTGTTTTTGGCAAAATAGTGTTGATTTAATTCCTGCAATTAATGAAATTGGTACTCAAACCGACTTTACTGGAAATTTAATTATTGCAACTGAAACTGGCTCAACAATTACAATAAATGGTGTACCAACAACTTCTACACCTTTAACAGTGACTGGAAATTCTAATTGGGAAACATACCGAGTAAATAATTTAAGTGGCAACGTAACTATTGAATCTACTGGGGCTTTAGCGGTGGGGCTTTTCTCTGCAAGTGGTTTTGCTGGTATCGGCGGATATTTTTCAGGTTTTGGAAGTATTCCTAGCGACACCACAATTGATGTTTGTACAGGAGGAATCATTGATCTATTCGATAAAATTCCTGGTAATCCAGAAATAGGTGGTACTTGGGAGTTTAATGGAACTCCTAGAGTTCCAAATAATGGGCTTTTTGACCCATCTACTGACCTTATCGGAACTTATACCTATACTTTCACCAAGTTTTGTGATGGTGTAACTAGAATAATACCTATCGACATTGTAATAAATTCAATTCAACAAGGTCCTCATGTTGGTAGCTCTGCTTCAATTTCATTTTGTGATAATGATGCTGTTATTGATTTAACTACCTTATTAGGCAGTGGCATAACAACAGGAGGAAAATGGTCTTATAATGGAGTATCTATTGCAAATGGAATTTTTGATCCAGCTAACAGTCAAGCAGGTAATTACACATATTCTTTCCCTGCCAATGGCGTTTGTGACCCTGTTTCTGCGACTGTAACCGTAACTGTAAATCAAAGTCCAGAAATTCTTAATACAATTCCTTATGAATTATGTGATGGCAATGTAGATGGAGATGACACAAATGGTTTTGTAAGATTTACTCTAAATTCTCAAAACACTCAAATAATTGGAACAAGAACCGATATTACATCTGTAAAGTATTATGAGTTTTTATCAGATGCTCAGAACGATATAAATGCACTTCCAAATATTTATTATAGTAATTCAAAAACTATTTATTATAGAATTACAAATTCAAATAACTGCTATAGCATCGCACCTTTAGATCTAATCGTAAATACATTACCAACTTTATTAAATACTACGATAACACTACGACAATGTGATGATGATACAGATACTTTAGCAGATTTTATTTTATCAGAAGCAAATGATTTAATTACATCTGATTCGAATGTAAATTTTAGCTATCATTTAAGCTATACTGGAGCAGTAAACAACAATGCCATCATAACTAATTCTAATCAACACCATGCTGCAAACGGTAGTTCTGTTTGGGTAAGAGTAGAAAATCAATTTGGTTGTTATAGAGTTGCTCAAATTAATTTAGTTGTTTCAACTACTCAATTTCCTGCTTCTTTTGTTCCATTAGATTATGAACAATGTGACATTTACAGAGATGTTACAGATCCTGCAAATGATGGTTATGATTATTTTGATATTGATTCATTTTATACAAATACTATTATAAGTGCTTTTCCTGTTTCTCAACAACCTTATTTAGTTGTATCTTATTATGAAAATTATATTGATGCTGAATTAATTCAAAACTCTATCCCTGATATAACCAATTACAGAAATATAGTAGCAGGAGGAAATTCAATTTGGGCAAGAGTCGATAGTCAATTAAATACAGATTCAGGTTGTAAAGGAATTCAAGAATTACAATTAATTGTAAATCCTTTACCAAACACCGATTTAGGTGTAAATTTTGTTTTGTGTTTAGATCCTGTAACTGGTTTAGGGTCTCAAATAGTTGATGCAACTCCACAAACTACAGGGAATTATAGTTATGTTTGGACATCTGACATTGTTGGATTAGACCTTTCGACAATTACTACAAGTCAATATAATATTGAACAAGCTGGAACTTATACTGTGACTGTAACAAATACGAATACAGGTTGTGAGTTTACAGATGAAATTATTACAACATTTTCATCAGGCCCTGCTAGTTTTACAGCCGAAGTAATAACACCACAATTCTCTTCTGGAACAACAACAATTATTGGCGATGCTACAGGAGGATATGGGGTTTACGAATACAGCTTAGATTTAGTAAACTGGCAACTTAGCCCAACCTTTACTGGTTTACCTAATGGAACCTATACAATTTATGTGAGAGATATTCAAAATTGTGGCTCATTATCTGTTACAAATTTAGTAGCCATTACTTATCCTAACTTTTTTACTCCAAATGGAGATGGTTATAATGATAAATGGAATATTTCAGGATTACCATTAAACTTTAATGGAAAAATTTCGATTTTTGATAGATACGGTAAACTAATCAAAGAAATATATTCTGATGGTAATGGCTGGGATGGAACTTATGGTGGTAAACTAATGCCGTCTACAGATTATTGGTTTGTTTTAGAATACACTCAAGACAACGTTAAAAAAGAGTTTAAATCGCATTTTAGCTTAAAAAGATAA